In the genome of Coturnix japonica isolate 7356 chromosome Z, Coturnix japonica 2.1, whole genome shotgun sequence, one region contains:
- the KATNAL2 gene encoding katanin p60 ATPase-containing subunit A-like 2 isoform X2, with protein MELSCQALRAARQAREADELRAETRRKNLLVLILHYLMEEGYMDAANTLEQETKLGLRGFEVCDNVDLETILMEYESYYYVKFQKYPKITRKIQDTEHKQQLGTGGRQRRAASSQNLPRIKQQPMQQPSSKTSLGSSELKSPTKESPKQNNESTVTLEQSDFGLSISAINRTGGGGEGPHPKRGQVVDFHGMIQDVKVSPNGIGLSSLNWDPDPSERLLKPLSAFIGMNGEMRELATVVSKDIYLHNPNVKWDDIIGLDAAKRLVKEAVVYPIRYPQLFTGILSPWKGLLLYGPPGTGKTLLAKAVATECNTTFFNISASTIVSKWRGDSEKLVRVLFELARYHAPSTIFLDELESVMSQRGTTSGGEHEGSRRMKTELLVQMDGLARSDDLVFVLAASNLPWELDSAMLRRLEKRILVDLPNPEARQAMIRHWLPPLSNSGGVELRTDLDYSLLGQETDGYSGSDIKLVCKEAAMRPVRKVFDALENHQPGNSNLAAVHLDTITTADFLDVIAHTKPSAKKLSQKYTAWQREFESV; from the exons ATGGAGCTCTCGTGTCAGGCGCTGCGAGCAGCGCGCCAGGCGAGGGAGGCG GATGAGCTGCGAGCAGAAACTCGTCGGAAAAATCTCCTCGTTCTCATCTTGCATTACTTAATGGAGGAAGG GTACATGGATGCTGCAAACACTTTGGAGCAAGAGACAAAACTAGGTTTACGTGGCTTTGAAGTTTGTGACAACGTTGACCTTGAGACAATTTTGATGGAATATGAGAGCTATTACTATGTAAAATTTCAAAAGTACCCTAAAATCACAAGGAAGATCCAGGACACTG AACATAAACAACAGCTGGGAACTGGAGGAAGGCAAAGAAG GGCAGCAAGCTCTCAGAATCTCCCAAGGATCAAGCAACAGCCAATGCAACAACCATCATCAAAAACTTCATTGGGGAGTTCAGAACTAAAGTCACCTACCAAGGAGAGCCCCAAGCAG aacaATGAGAGCACAGTAACTCTGGAGCAGTCTGACTTTGGCTTAAGCATCTCAGCAATCAACAGaactggaggaggaggagaaggccCTCACCCAAAAAGG GGCCAAGTAGTTGACTTCCATGGGATGATCCAGGATGTCAAAGTATCGCCAAATGGAATAGGCTTAAGCAGCCTTAATTGGGATCCAGACCCATCG GAACGCTTGCTGAAACCCCTTAGTGCTTTTATTGGCATGAATGGTGAGATGAGAGAACTTGCAACTGTTGTAAGCAAA GACATTTATCTCCATAACCCAAACGTGAAGTGGGATGATATCATTGGCTTGGATGCAGCTAAGAGGCTCGTCAAGGAAGCAGTTGTTTATCCTATCAGG TACCCTCAGCTATTTACAGGCATTCTGTCTCCATGGAAAGGCTTATTGCTGTATGGACCACCAG gtACTGGCAAAACATTGCTTGCTAAGGCTGTTGCCACAGAATGCAACACAACGTTTTTCAACATATCAGCATCCACCATTGTCAGCAAGTGGAGAGGTGATTCAGAAAAGCTTGTTCGG GTGCTGTTTGAGCTTGCCCGGTACCACGCTCCCTCCACAATTTTCTTGGATGAGCTGGAGTCTGTGATGAGTCAAAGAGGCACCACTTCTGG CGGTGAACACGAAGGAAGTCGGCggatgaaaacagaattactgGTGCAGATGGATGGCTTGGCCCGATCTGATGatcttgtatttgttttagcAGCTTCCAATCTGCCATG ggagttggactcTGCCATGCTGCGGCGGCTGGAGAAGAGGATTTTGGTTGACCTCCCAAATCCAGAGGCACGGCAGGCGATGATCCGGCATTGGCTGCCACCTCTGAGCAACAGTGGAGGAGTAGAGCTGAGAACCGACCTGGACTACAGCTTGCTGGGCCAG GAAACTGATGGGTACTCTGGCTCAGACATCAAACTCGTGTGCAAGGAAGCAGCCATGAGACCAGTGAGGAAAGTTTTCGATGCTCTTGAAAACCATCAACCAG GTAACAGTAACTTAGCTGCAGTCCATTTGGACACGATCACAACAGCAGACTTCCTGGATGTGATTGCCCACACCAAACCTTCAGCTAAGAAGCTCAGCCAGAAGTACACAGCTTGGCAGAGAGAGTTTGAATcagtctga
- the HDHD2 gene encoding haloacid dehalogenase-like hydrolase domain-containing protein 2: MAARRALKAVLVDLSGTLHIEDSAVPGAQEALKRLRGAPVTIRFVTNTTKECKKDLLERLTKLGFDIAEHEIFTSLTAARNLLEQKQVRPLLLVDEKALPDFTGIATDDPNAVVIGLAPEHFHYEMMNKAFRLILDGAPLIAIHKARYFKKKNGLALGPGPFVAGLEYATDIKATVVGKPEKTFFLEALRGTNCAPEEAVMIGDDCRDDVGGAQNAGMRGILVRTGKYRPADENKINPAPYLTCESFPEAVEHILEDLL, from the exons ATGGCAGCTCGGCGCGCACTGAAAGCTGTCCTGGTGGATCTCAGTGGCACGCTGCACATCGAAGACTCAGCCGTGCCGGGTGCGCAGGAAGCTCTTAAAAG GCTGCGTGGTGCTCCAGTAACAATTCGGTTTGTCACCAACACCACTAAAGAATGCAAGAAGGATCTGCTGGAGAGGCTGACCAAACTGGGCTTTGACATTGCAGAACATGAAATCTTCACGTCTCTGACAGCAGCCAGAAATCTTCTGGAGCAGAAGCAGGTGCGGCCGCTCctcctggtggatgagaaggCCCTGCCTGATTTCACAG GGATTGCCACTGATGACCCCAATGCAGTGGTCATAGGACTGGCTCCTGAACACTTTCACTATGAGATGATGAATAAAGCTTTTCG GTTGATTTTGGATGGTGCTCCTCTTATAGCCATACATAAAGCCAggtatttcaagaaaaaaaatggcttgGCTCTGGGACCTGGACCTTTTGTAGCTGGACTTGAATACGCCACAGACATTAAAGCAACAGTGGTGGGAAAACCAGAGAAAACATTCTTCCTGGAAGCTTTACGAGGGACTAACTGTGCTCCAGAGGAGGCTGTCATGATTGGTGAT GACTGCAGGGATGATGTTGGTGGGGCCCAGAATGCAGGCATGCGTGGGATTTTGGTCAGGACTG GTAAATATCGACCAGCggatgaaaacaaaatcaatccAGCTCCTTACTTAACCTGCGAGAGTTTCCCAGAGGCAGTAGAACATATCCTGGAGGATCTGCTATGA
- the KATNAL2 gene encoding katanin p60 ATPase-containing subunit A-like 2 isoform X1 yields the protein MELSCQALRAARQAREADELRAETRRKNLLVLILHYLMEEGYMDAANTLEQETKLGLRGFEVCDNVDLETILMEYESYYYVKFQKYPKITRKIQDTAEHKQQLGTGGRQRRAASSQNLPRIKQQPMQQPSSKTSLGSSELKSPTKESPKQNNESTVTLEQSDFGLSISAINRTGGGGEGPHPKRGQVVDFHGMIQDVKVSPNGIGLSSLNWDPDPSERLLKPLSAFIGMNGEMRELATVVSKDIYLHNPNVKWDDIIGLDAAKRLVKEAVVYPIRYPQLFTGILSPWKGLLLYGPPGTGKTLLAKAVATECNTTFFNISASTIVSKWRGDSEKLVRVLFELARYHAPSTIFLDELESVMSQRGTTSGGEHEGSRRMKTELLVQMDGLARSDDLVFVLAASNLPWELDSAMLRRLEKRILVDLPNPEARQAMIRHWLPPLSNSGGVELRTDLDYSLLGQETDGYSGSDIKLVCKEAAMRPVRKVFDALENHQPGNSNLAAVHLDTITTADFLDVIAHTKPSAKKLSQKYTAWQREFESV from the exons ATGGAGCTCTCGTGTCAGGCGCTGCGAGCAGCGCGCCAGGCGAGGGAGGCG GATGAGCTGCGAGCAGAAACTCGTCGGAAAAATCTCCTCGTTCTCATCTTGCATTACTTAATGGAGGAAGG GTACATGGATGCTGCAAACACTTTGGAGCAAGAGACAAAACTAGGTTTACGTGGCTTTGAAGTTTGTGACAACGTTGACCTTGAGACAATTTTGATGGAATATGAGAGCTATTACTATGTAAAATTTCAAAAGTACCCTAAAATCACAAGGAAGATCCAGGACACTG CAGAACATAAACAACAGCTGGGAACTGGAGGAAGGCAAAGAAG GGCAGCAAGCTCTCAGAATCTCCCAAGGATCAAGCAACAGCCAATGCAACAACCATCATCAAAAACTTCATTGGGGAGTTCAGAACTAAAGTCACCTACCAAGGAGAGCCCCAAGCAG aacaATGAGAGCACAGTAACTCTGGAGCAGTCTGACTTTGGCTTAAGCATCTCAGCAATCAACAGaactggaggaggaggagaaggccCTCACCCAAAAAGG GGCCAAGTAGTTGACTTCCATGGGATGATCCAGGATGTCAAAGTATCGCCAAATGGAATAGGCTTAAGCAGCCTTAATTGGGATCCAGACCCATCG GAACGCTTGCTGAAACCCCTTAGTGCTTTTATTGGCATGAATGGTGAGATGAGAGAACTTGCAACTGTTGTAAGCAAA GACATTTATCTCCATAACCCAAACGTGAAGTGGGATGATATCATTGGCTTGGATGCAGCTAAGAGGCTCGTCAAGGAAGCAGTTGTTTATCCTATCAGG TACCCTCAGCTATTTACAGGCATTCTGTCTCCATGGAAAGGCTTATTGCTGTATGGACCACCAG gtACTGGCAAAACATTGCTTGCTAAGGCTGTTGCCACAGAATGCAACACAACGTTTTTCAACATATCAGCATCCACCATTGTCAGCAAGTGGAGAGGTGATTCAGAAAAGCTTGTTCGG GTGCTGTTTGAGCTTGCCCGGTACCACGCTCCCTCCACAATTTTCTTGGATGAGCTGGAGTCTGTGATGAGTCAAAGAGGCACCACTTCTGG CGGTGAACACGAAGGAAGTCGGCggatgaaaacagaattactgGTGCAGATGGATGGCTTGGCCCGATCTGATGatcttgtatttgttttagcAGCTTCCAATCTGCCATG ggagttggactcTGCCATGCTGCGGCGGCTGGAGAAGAGGATTTTGGTTGACCTCCCAAATCCAGAGGCACGGCAGGCGATGATCCGGCATTGGCTGCCACCTCTGAGCAACAGTGGAGGAGTAGAGCTGAGAACCGACCTGGACTACAGCTTGCTGGGCCAG GAAACTGATGGGTACTCTGGCTCAGACATCAAACTCGTGTGCAAGGAAGCAGCCATGAGACCAGTGAGGAAAGTTTTCGATGCTCTTGAAAACCATCAACCAG GTAACAGTAACTTAGCTGCAGTCCATTTGGACACGATCACAACAGCAGACTTCCTGGATGTGATTGCCCACACCAAACCTTCAGCTAAGAAGCTCAGCCAGAAGTACACAGCTTGGCAGAGAGAGTTTGAATcagtctga
- the PIAS2 gene encoding LOW QUALITY PROTEIN: E3 SUMO-protein ligase PIAS2 (The sequence of the model RefSeq protein was modified relative to this genomic sequence to represent the inferred CDS: inserted 2 bases in 1 codon): MADFEELRNMVSSFRVSELQVLLGFAGRNKSGRKHDLLMRALHLLKSGCSPAVQIKIRELYRRRYPRTIEGLSDLSAIKPAVFNLDSSSSPVEPDLAVAGIHPIPSTSVTPQSPSSPVSSVLLQDTKAHFEMQQPSPPIPPVHPDVQLKSLPFYDVLDVLIKPTSLVQSSIQRFQEKFFIFALTPQQVREICISRDFLPGGRRDYTVQVQLRLCLAETSCPQEDNYPNSLCIKVNGKLFPLPGYAPPPKNGIEQKRPGRPLNITSLVRLSSAVPNQISISWASEIGKSYSMSVYLVRQLTSAMLLQRLKMKGIRNPDHSRALIKEKLTADPDSEIATTSLRVSLMCPLGKMRLTIPCRXQCFDAALYLQMNEKKPTWICPVCDKKAAYESLILDGLFMEILNECSDVDEIKFQEDGSWCPMRPKKDAVKVSSPQCTKIESSSVVSKPCSVTVASEENKKKVDVIDLTIESSSDEEEDPPAKRKCIFMSETQGSPTKGVLMYQPSSVRVPSVTTVDTAAIPPSLSDYPVPFHHPPMSSISSDLPGLDFLSLIPVESQQYCPPMFLDSLTSTLTSNTPGSIITSTSHHESSTHVSSSNRSESGVITSSSGSAPDIISLD, from the exons ATGGCGGATTTCGAGGAGCTGcgg aATATGGTATCAAGTTTTCGTGTTTCTGAACTTCAAGTGTTGTTAGGCTTTGCTGGGCGTAATAAAAGTGGACGGAAACATGACCTCCTGATGAGGGCTCTGCACTTGCTGAAGagtggctgcagcccagcagtgcagaTCAAAATCCGAGAACTCTATAGGCGTCGGTACCCAAGGACAATTGAAGGACTTTCAGACTTATCAGCCATAAAACCTGCAGTTTTCAATCTTGATAGCAGTTCTTCTCCCGTGGAGCCTGACCTGGCTGTTGCTGGCATTCACCCAATCCCTTCTACTTCGGTCACCCCTCAGTCTCCTTCCTCACCCGTCAGCTCCGTGCTCCTTCAGGACACTAAGGCTCACTTTGAGATGCAGCAGCCATCGCCTCCCATCCCACCTGTCCATCCTGATGTCCAGCTGAAGAGCTTGCCCTTTTATGATGTGCTTGATGTACTCATAAAGCCTACAAGTCTAG TACAGAGCAGTATTCAACGGTTCCAAGAGAAGttttttatctttgctttgACTCCTCAGCAGGTCAGAGAAATCTGTATTTCCAG GGACTTCTTGCCAGGGGGCAGGAGAGATTACACAGTCCAAGTTCAGCTAAG GTTATGCCTAGCAGAGACAAGCTGTCCTCAAGAAGATAATTACCCTAACAGTTTGTGCATTAAAGTGAATGGGAAGCTGTTTCCGTTGCCG GGATATGCTCCACCACCGAAAAATGGAATTGAACAGAAGCGACCTGGGCGCCCCTTGAATATAACCTCTCTGGTTAGGTTATCTTCAGCAGTGCCAAACCAGATTTCCATTTCCTGGGCTTCTGAAATAGGAAAG AGTTACTCCATGTCTGTGTATCTCGTTCGTCAGCTCACTTCAGCTATGCTTTTGCAGaggttaaaaatgaaaggtATCAGAAACCCTGATCATTCCAGAGCATTAA ttaAAGAAAAGCTAACAGCAGATCCTGACAGTGAGATTGCCACCACCAGTCTGCGGGTGTCTCTGATGTGTCCT CTGGGGAAAATGAGGCTGACAATCCCATGCCG GCAGTGTTTTGATGCTGCTCTTTATCtccaaatgaatgaaaagaagcCTACCTGGATCTGTCCTGTCTGTGACAAAAAGGCAGCTTATGAGAGCTTGATTCTAGATGG actctTCATGGAAATCCTTAATGAATGTTCAGATGTGGATGAGATTAAATTCCAGGAGGATGGTTCCTGGTGTCCTATGAGGCCTAAAAAAGATGCTGTTAAAGTCTCAAGTCCACAGTGCACCAAAATAGAAA GTTCCAGTGTTGTTAGCAAACCATGTTCTGTGACGGTGGCcagtgaggaaaacaagaagaaagttGATGTTATTGACTTGACTATTGAAAGCTCTTCTGATGAAGAGGAAGATCCTCCAGCCAAAAGGAAGTGCATATTCATGTCTGAAACGCAAGGAAGCCCAACCAAAGG GGTTCTCATGTATCAGCCATCCTCTGTCAGAGTGCCCAGTGTGACAACGGTTGATACTGCTGCTATTCCTCCATCATTATCAGACTACCCTGTGCCATTCCACCACCCACCGATGTCCAGCATTTCCTCAGATTTGCCAG gTTTGGATTTCCTTTCACTAATTCCAGTTGAATCACAG CAGTACTGTCCTCCTATGTTTTTGGATAGTCTCACCTCAACCTTAACAAGCAACACGCCTGGCAGCATCATCACATCGACCAGTCACCACGAGAGCAGCACGCACGTTAGCTCCTCCAACAGGAGTGAGTCAGGAGTTATAaccagcagcagtggcagcgCTCCCGACATCATCTCACTGGACTGA
- the IER3IP1 gene encoding immediate early response 3-interacting protein 1: MAFTLYALLQAGLLVVNAVAVLHEERFLRHVGWGSDQGIGGFGEQPGIKAQLMNLVRSIQTVMRVPLIAVNSVTIVLLLFFG, translated from the exons ATGGCGTTCACGCTGTACGCCTTGCTGCAGGCCGGGCTGCTGGTGGTCAATGCCGTCGCTGTGCTGCACGAGGAGCGATTCCTTCGCCATG TTGGCTGGGGAAGCGATCAAGGGATCGGAGGATTCGGAGAGCAACCAGGAATCAAAGCGCAGCTGATGAACCTGGTTCGATCCATACAGACGGTGATGAGAG tgccGCTGATAGCTGTGAACTCCGTGACCATCGTGCTCCTCCTGTTCTTCGGCTGA